From a region of the Labrenzia sp. CE80 genome:
- a CDS encoding ABC transporter substrate-binding protein, with protein MKKLFVSVAAATLCMGASSAMAAEECGTVTVAEMNWASAGAIAHIDKIILEEGYGCEVELVSGDTMPTFTSMNDKSEPDMAPELWINAVREPLDKAVAAGDLIIGGEILNEGGVEGWWIPTYIAEEHKISTVAQALEHPELFPGAEDTSKGAFFNCPSGWNCQITTGNLFKANGGEEAGFELVDTGSAAGLDGSIARAFERKEGWLGYYWAPTAILGKYDMTLLDFEVEHDKAEWDSCTAVAECAEPKKNAWSKSEVFTVVTDDFAEKAGVAMEYVKGRSWDNRTAGQVLAWMTDNQATNEDGAFYFLENHSDVWEKWVSPEVAEKVKSAL; from the coding sequence ATGAAAAAGTTGTTTGTATCGGTCGCCGCCGCGACCCTTTGCATGGGCGCGTCTTCAGCAATGGCTGCTGAAGAATGCGGTACCGTAACCGTCGCTGAAATGAACTGGGCGTCTGCCGGTGCCATCGCGCACATCGACAAAATCATTCTTGAAGAAGGTTACGGTTGCGAAGTTGAGCTGGTCAGCGGCGACACCATGCCGACCTTTACGTCCATGAACGACAAGTCCGAGCCTGACATGGCGCCGGAACTCTGGATTAACGCTGTGCGCGAGCCGCTCGACAAGGCTGTCGCTGCAGGCGATTTGATCATCGGAGGCGAGATCCTCAATGAGGGTGGTGTCGAAGGTTGGTGGATTCCGACCTACATTGCTGAAGAGCACAAAATCTCGACCGTCGCGCAAGCGCTGGAGCATCCTGAACTGTTCCCTGGTGCAGAGGACACATCCAAGGGCGCATTCTTCAACTGCCCGTCGGGCTGGAACTGTCAGATTACGACTGGCAACCTATTCAAGGCTAATGGCGGTGAAGAAGCCGGTTTCGAACTGGTCGACACGGGTTCTGCAGCGGGTCTAGACGGCTCGATCGCACGCGCATTTGAACGCAAAGAAGGTTGGCTCGGATATTACTGGGCGCCGACTGCGATCCTCGGCAAGTACGACATGACTCTACTGGATTTCGAAGTTGAACATGACAAGGCTGAGTGGGATAGCTGCACGGCGGTTGCCGAGTGTGCCGAACCGAAGAAGAATGCTTGGTCTAAGTCAGAAGTCTTTACCGTCGTAACGGATGACTTTGCTGAGAAGGCTGGCGTTGCTATGGAATACGTCAAGGGTCGCAGCTGGGACAACCGTACAGCCGGTCAGGTTCTGGCATGGATGACCGACAACCAGGCAACCAACGAAGATGGTGCCTTCTACTTCCTGGAAAACCACTCCGACGTTTGGGAAAAGTGGGTTTCTCCTGAGGTCGCAGAGAAAGTCAAGTCTGCCCTCTAA
- a CDS encoding proline/glycine betaine ABC transporter permease codes for MDWVEFPSLGRRDLRDLRLAVDGSFKEFTRAYGETLESIFEPLKTFLVALESLLITSPWPLVLLALLAIVFLMSRSVKITVGSMVALLLIGYFGMWEDTMRTIAMVAVCTLVAIVCGIPIGILMARSDRVQAFVNPVLDLMQTMPSFVYLIPVVMIFGLGKVPGVIAVVIYAIPPMIRLTNLGIRLVDTDVLEAADAFGSSAWQKLTNVQLPLALPTIMAGINQCIMMSLAMVVVASMIGVKGLGQPVLQAINNQYFTMGVMNGLAIVAIAIIFDRATQAYGKRLQKHSEVVHG; via the coding sequence ATGGACTGGGTCGAGTTTCCATCCCTTGGCCGCCGCGACCTTCGCGACTTGCGATTGGCCGTGGATGGTAGTTTCAAAGAATTCACACGTGCCTATGGCGAAACGCTGGAAAGCATCTTCGAGCCTCTCAAGACCTTTCTGGTCGCGCTTGAAAGTTTGCTGATCACGTCACCCTGGCCGCTTGTCCTGCTTGCCCTGCTGGCGATCGTCTTTCTGATGAGCCGCAGCGTCAAGATCACTGTCGGATCGATGGTCGCGCTTTTGCTGATCGGGTATTTCGGTATGTGGGAAGACACCATGCGCACCATTGCCATGGTTGCCGTCTGTACACTGGTTGCGATTGTGTGCGGCATTCCCATTGGTATTTTGATGGCGCGCTCCGATCGTGTTCAGGCATTTGTCAATCCGGTGCTCGACCTGATGCAGACTATGCCGAGCTTCGTCTATCTGATTCCGGTGGTCATGATCTTCGGACTTGGCAAGGTCCCCGGCGTTATCGCTGTTGTGATCTATGCGATCCCTCCGATGATCCGATTGACCAACCTGGGTATTCGCCTTGTTGATACCGATGTTCTGGAAGCGGCGGATGCCTTCGGCTCCTCTGCCTGGCAGAAACTGACGAATGTTCAGTTGCCGCTGGCTCTGCCGACGATCATGGCGGGGATCAACCAGTGCATCATGATGTCGCTCGCCATGGTCGTGGTTGCCTCCATGATCGGCGTCAAAGGCCTCGGACAACCGGTTCTTCAGGCGATCAACAACCAGTATTTCACCATGGGCGTCATGAACGGACTGGCTATCGTTGCCATCGCGATCATCTTCGACCGTGCGACCCAAGCTTATGGCAAACGCCTTCAGAAACATTCGGAGGTTGTGCATGGCTGA
- a CDS encoding glycine betaine/L-proline ABC transporter ATP-binding protein, with protein MAEATGIEIRNLYKIFGPDGATMVEKVKAGMSKTELNESFNHVLGLNNINISMPGGKIQVVMGLSGSGKSTLIRHINRLIDPTDGEVLYGDEDVCKMSSSELREFRRHKTAMVFQKFALLPHRTVMKNTVYGLEIQGVGAKEAEERAARWIARVGLEGFEDYYPNQLSGGMQQRVGLARALTNDADILLMDEAFSALDPLIRMDMQSVLLDLQEELQKTIVFITHDLDEALRLGDHIAILRDGAVIQQGTGQDIVLNPADEYISSFVKEVNRGRVIIVDTVMDRDNKLEGGLTIPTGVMLEEAAKSFADSGESKANVVDASGTPVGILTVQDTITAMVTPASH; from the coding sequence ATGGCTGAGGCAACTGGTATTGAAATCCGCAACCTTTACAAGATCTTCGGGCCCGATGGGGCGACGATGGTCGAAAAGGTCAAGGCGGGTATGTCCAAGACCGAGTTGAACGAGAGTTTCAATCACGTTCTTGGTCTGAACAACATCAACATCTCCATGCCTGGCGGCAAGATCCAGGTGGTGATGGGTCTTTCGGGGTCGGGAAAGTCGACCTTGATCCGGCACATCAACCGCCTGATCGATCCCACGGACGGCGAGGTGCTCTATGGCGACGAGGACGTTTGCAAGATGTCTTCAAGCGAGCTGCGCGAGTTCCGCCGGCACAAGACTGCGATGGTGTTCCAGAAGTTCGCGCTTCTGCCACATCGGACGGTGATGAAGAACACCGTCTATGGTCTCGAGATCCAGGGCGTTGGTGCCAAGGAAGCGGAAGAACGTGCGGCACGCTGGATCGCCCGAGTTGGACTTGAAGGCTTCGAGGATTACTATCCGAACCAGCTGTCCGGTGGCATGCAGCAGCGTGTTGGCCTTGCGCGCGCCCTGACGAATGATGCGGACATTCTGTTGATGGATGAGGCGTTCTCGGCGCTTGATCCTCTGATCCGTATGGATATGCAGTCGGTCTTGCTTGACCTTCAGGAAGAGCTCCAAAAGACGATCGTCTTCATTACCCACGATTTGGATGAAGCATTGCGCCTGGGAGATCACATTGCGATCCTGCGCGACGGTGCGGTCATTCAGCAAGGAACCGGTCAGGACATCGTTCTGAACCCGGCGGATGAGTATATTTCGAGCTTCGTCAAGGAAGTGAACCGTGGGCGGGTCATTATTGTCGACACCGTCATGGATCGCGACAACAAGCTCGAAGGCGGATTGACCATTCCGACCGGCGTCATGCTGGAAGAGGCTGCCAAGAGCTTTGCTGATTCTGGAGAGAGCAAGGCGAATGTTGTCGATGCGTCGGGAACGCCGGTTGGTATCCTGACAGTTCAGGACACCATCACCGCCATGGTGACGCCTGCCTCGCACTAA
- a CDS encoding EAL domain-containing protein, which yields MFAVLSSIATEYHVLSLAAASVLGFAGCLFTIKLYGRVNSETGARRRLCLFLASIACASSIWGTHFITMIGHEPAVEHTFDVKLTILSFIVAFMMSGIGLFLATLRSLPLLIELGGLVVGLGIAAMHFTGMAAIIMPGVKSWDPGLIATSVVLGSLFGALALNRFARPGSRYRDVAASFCLMAAILCVHFIGMTSVTVIPVSGVELEPAALDKYTLLATVVLALVVLMLVVAAGYAIDAQGTRAAAEKYRYLALHDPITGLPNRQYLSQMISSRLAEMEESSNQAAVLFISLDQFKAINDLHGYGAGDEVLSAVSANILGNLAEDELLARFNGDEFVAFKGNVPNLNAAMLFAYKIREIILQPIHWNNYTLNLHASIGIAMFPDDSTDLDTLVLRAALAAKRAKRIGGHQIKTYVEGMEEANRRQAVIAADLKSAVSDGQLRLYVQPQNDARTMELIGYEALLRWEHPEKGLIGAADFIPIAERTGQILDIGQWVLEAACQRAISWDRSIPVSVNASPLQLSRSNYPAIVSQILIETGLPAERLEIELTESSIIEDHDRVLDAINALRDMGVRVSMDDFGTGYSSLNTLQNFPFDKIKVDRVFTQSIETDPRSRAIIRSAVLLGHSFKIPVLAEGVENKIQLDFLTEAGCAQVQGFLFGRPMPASDVPSNSEQALLTEELRTSLAETRQTGRDKQRVAS from the coding sequence ATGTTTGCCGTCTTGTCCAGCATCGCAACCGAGTATCATGTTCTGTCGCTGGCCGCAGCGAGCGTGCTCGGCTTCGCTGGCTGCCTTTTCACGATCAAGCTCTATGGCCGCGTCAACAGCGAGACAGGAGCCCGGCGGCGTCTGTGCCTGTTCCTGGCCAGCATCGCCTGCGCCAGCTCCATTTGGGGCACTCATTTCATTACCATGATCGGACATGAGCCCGCGGTTGAGCACACCTTCGACGTCAAGCTCACAATTCTCTCGTTCATTGTCGCCTTTATGATGTCCGGCATCGGGCTCTTTTTGGCGACATTGCGCAGCCTTCCCCTCCTCATCGAGCTTGGCGGCCTGGTCGTCGGACTTGGCATCGCGGCGATGCACTTCACTGGCATGGCGGCTATCATCATGCCGGGCGTCAAGTCATGGGACCCCGGCCTGATTGCAACTTCGGTTGTCCTTGGCAGCCTGTTCGGCGCTCTTGCTCTGAACAGATTTGCAAGACCCGGCTCCCGCTACCGCGACGTTGCGGCAAGCTTCTGCCTGATGGCGGCAATCCTGTGCGTCCATTTTATCGGTATGACATCGGTCACCGTCATACCCGTCAGTGGCGTGGAACTCGAGCCCGCCGCGCTGGACAAATACACGCTTCTTGCAACGGTCGTGCTCGCACTTGTCGTGTTGATGCTCGTTGTCGCTGCTGGTTACGCAATCGATGCGCAGGGGACGCGGGCCGCCGCGGAAAAGTATCGTTACCTTGCGCTGCACGACCCGATAACAGGCCTGCCCAACCGTCAGTATCTTAGCCAAATGATCTCTTCGCGGTTGGCGGAGATGGAAGAAAGCAGCAATCAGGCCGCTGTCCTGTTCATCAGCCTTGATCAGTTCAAAGCGATCAACGACCTGCATGGCTATGGCGCTGGAGACGAAGTTCTGTCTGCCGTCTCCGCAAATATTCTTGGCAATCTCGCAGAAGACGAGCTCCTTGCACGTTTCAACGGCGACGAGTTCGTCGCCTTCAAGGGCAATGTGCCGAACCTCAACGCAGCCATGCTCTTTGCCTACAAGATCCGCGAGATCATTCTGCAGCCCATCCACTGGAACAACTACACTCTCAACCTGCATGCCAGCATTGGCATCGCCATGTTCCCCGATGACAGCACCGATCTCGACACCCTGGTTCTAAGGGCAGCGCTTGCGGCCAAACGCGCCAAGCGGATCGGCGGCCACCAGATCAAGACTTACGTGGAAGGCATGGAAGAAGCCAATCGTCGACAAGCCGTCATCGCTGCCGATCTCAAGTCGGCGGTTTCTGACGGTCAACTCCGGCTTTACGTCCAACCTCAAAATGACGCCCGTACTATGGAGCTTATCGGCTATGAGGCGCTTCTCCGCTGGGAGCACCCCGAAAAGGGCCTCATCGGCGCAGCGGACTTTATCCCGATTGCAGAGCGCACAGGCCAGATCCTGGACATCGGGCAATGGGTTCTGGAAGCAGCCTGTCAGCGTGCCATTTCCTGGGATCGCAGCATACCGGTCTCGGTCAATGCATCCCCGTTGCAGCTGTCGCGAAGCAATTACCCGGCGATTGTGTCCCAGATCCTCATCGAAACCGGTCTACCCGCAGAACGTCTCGAGATCGAATTGACGGAGAGCAGCATCATAGAGGATCATGACCGTGTACTGGATGCGATAAACGCCCTGAGGGACATGGGAGTTCGGGTTTCCATGGATGACTTCGGCACCGGGTACTCGTCGCTCAATACGTTGCAGAACTTCCCCTTCGACAAGATCAAGGTGGACCGTGTCTTCACGCAATCCATCGAAACCGATCCGCGATCTCGCGCCATCATCCGCTCGGCGGTGCTCCTCGGTCACAGCTTCAAGATTCCGGTTCTGGCGGAAGGCGTCGAAAACAAAATTCAGCTCGACTTCCTGACTGAGGCCGGCTGCGCCCAGGTGCAGGGCTTTCTTTTCGGCCGTCCCATGCCCGCAAGCGATGTCCCGTCAAATAGCGAACAAGCGCTCCTGACCGAGGAGCTGAGAACCAGTCTGGCAGAAACACGTCAAACCGGGCGAGACAAACAGCGAGTCGCGTCCTAG
- a CDS encoding GntR family transcriptional regulator, translating to MAVKSKSTRVDRAYDRLKEDILFSKLPPGFQAPEPDIAERLGMSRTPVREALIRLEADGLVELVPRRGAKVLALSLEDLSEIYDLLIALEPCALAKLTSDKINAAALEELEALIGEMEGAQRAHDLDAWVDADDRFHRKLLSLSGNQRLTHFTGCLLDQVHRGRMVLLRMLKAPIGNVQQHRDVLAAILTGDGAAAADLTRRHRMAAKQALEDVFSSCRLSQV from the coding sequence ATGGCAGTCAAATCGAAATCGACACGGGTCGACAGGGCTTACGATCGCCTCAAGGAGGATATTCTTTTCAGCAAACTGCCACCAGGTTTCCAGGCCCCCGAGCCGGATATAGCCGAGCGTTTGGGAATGAGCCGGACGCCGGTTCGAGAGGCTCTGATCCGTCTTGAGGCCGATGGCCTGGTCGAGCTTGTACCGAGGAGAGGCGCAAAGGTTTTGGCGCTATCTCTTGAGGACCTTTCGGAAATCTACGATCTTCTGATTGCGCTCGAGCCCTGCGCGCTTGCGAAGCTGACCAGTGACAAGATCAATGCAGCAGCGCTCGAGGAGTTGGAGGCTCTGATTGGCGAGATGGAAGGTGCACAGCGCGCGCACGATCTCGATGCCTGGGTGGATGCCGATGACAGGTTTCATCGCAAGCTGCTCAGTTTGAGCGGAAATCAACGGCTGACACATTTCACCGGATGCCTTCTTGACCAGGTGCATCGCGGCCGGATGGTATTGTTGCGCATGTTGAAGGCACCTATTGGCAATGTCCAACAACATCGCGATGTGTTGGCTGCCATTCTCACAGGGGATGGCGCGGCTGCTGCCGATTTGACGCGGCGGCATCGTATGGCTGCAAAGCAAGCGCTTGAGGATGTCTTCAGCAGCTGCCGTCTGTCGCAGGTCTGA